A genomic region of Anas platyrhynchos isolate ZD024472 breed Pekin duck chromosome 9, IASCAAS_PekinDuck_T2T, whole genome shotgun sequence contains the following coding sequences:
- the SERPINE2 gene encoding glia-derived nexin isoform X3 codes for MVLAGPETAVSSDTNCKLQLAKGYSTPEIMNWHFPLLFLLGTLTSVCSQFSFYPLEELSSDVGIQVFNQIVKAKPQDNVVVSPHGIASVLGVLQLGADGKTKKQLTTMMRYSVNGVGKALKKINRLIVSKKNKDIVTIANAVFAKSGFKMEVPFVTRNKEVFQCSVKSVDFEDPNAACDSINQWVKNETRGMIDQVVAPDDVDGLTRLVLVNAVYFKGLWKSRFRPENTKKRPFYGADGKTYQVPMLSQLSIFRCGTTSTPNELWYNIIELPYHGEMISMLIALPTESTTPLSAIIPHISTKTIGSWMTTMVAKRVQVILPKFTAVAETDLKDPLKALGITDMFDESKANFAKITRTEGLHVSHVLQKTKIEVSEDGTKASAATTAILIARSSPPWFIVDRPFVFFIRHNPTGTILFMGQINKP; via the exons ATGGTTCTCGCAGGTCCTGAGACAGCCGTGTCATCTGATACGAACTGCAAGCTTCAGCTGGCCAAAG GTTATTCCACACCAGAAATCATGAACTGGCACTTcccacttctctttctcctcggGACTTTAACATCCGTGTGTTCCCAGTTCAGCTTTTATCCTCTGGAGGAACTTAGCTCCGATGTTGGAATCCAGGTCTTCAATCAGATAGTGAAAGCCAAGCCTCAGGACAACGTGGTAGTTTCTCCTCATGGGATTGCATCTGTTCTGGGAGTGTTGCAGCTGGGTGCTGATGGCAAGACAAAGAAGCAGCTGACAACAATGATGAGATACAGTGTAAATG GAGTTGGTAAAGCGTTAAAGAAGATAAACAGGCTCATAGTctcaaaaaagaataaagacatTGTTACAATTGCTAATGCAGTATTTGCAAAGAGTGGCTTTAAAATGGAAGTGCCTTTTGTTACAAGGAACAAAGAGGTGTTTCAGTGCAGCGTCAAGAGCGTGGACTTCGAGGACCCAAATGCAGCGTGTGATTCCATCAACCAGtgggtgaaaaatgaaacaaggg gTATGATCGATCAAGTTGTAGCTCCAGATGATGTTGATGGGTTGACCAGACTGGTTCTAGTAAATGCCGTGTATTTCAAGGGCTTATGGAAATCCCGATTTCGAcctgaaaatacaaagaaacgTCCATTTTATGGAGCTGATGGGAAGACCTACCAAGTTCCCATGCTGTCCCAATTATCTATCTTCCGCTGTG GCACTACAAGTACTCCAAATGAGCTGTGGTATAATATAATTGAATTGCCATACCATGGAGAAATGATAAGTATGTTAATTGCTCTGCCTACGGAAAGCACAACACCACTCTCTGCTATCATTCCCCACATCAGCACAAAGACAATAGGAAGCTGGATGACAACCATGGTAGCAAAAAGAGTGCAGGTTATTTTACCCAA ATTTACAGCAGTAGCGGAAACGGACTTAAAGGACCCTCTGAAAGCACTTGGTATTACAGATATGTTTGACGAGTCAAAGGcaaattttgcaaaaataacaa gaacagAAGGTCTTCATGTATCTCAtgttctgcagaaaacaaaaattgaagTTAGTGAAGATGGAACCAAAGCTTCTGCAGCAACAA CTGCAATTTTAATAGCCAGGTCATCTCCTCCTTGGTTCATAGTAGACAGGCCATTTGTATTCTTCATCCGGCACAATCCTACAG GTACAATCTTGTTTATGggacaaataaacaaaccttGA
- the SERPINE2 gene encoding glia-derived nexin isoform X2, which produces MNWHFPLLFLLGTLTSVCSQFSFYPLEELSSDVGIQVFNQIVKAKPQDNVVVSPHGIASVLGVLQLGADGKTKKQLTTMMRYSVNAGSKEESQHHETSQLSPDHHQVLRGPPVVHRIQFENLCYGVGKALKKINRLIVSKKNKDIVTIANAVFAKSGFKMEVPFVTRNKEVFQCSVKSVDFEDPNAACDSINQWVKNETRGMIDQVVAPDDVDGLTRLVLVNAVYFKGLWKSRFRPENTKKRPFYGADGKTYQVPMLSQLSIFRCGTTSTPNELWYNIIELPYHGEMISMLIALPTESTTPLSAIIPHISTKTIGSWMTTMVAKRVQVILPKFTAVAETDLKDPLKALGITDMFDESKANFAKITRTEGLHVSHVLQKTKIEVSEDGTKASAATTAILIARSSPPWFIVDRPFVFFIRHNPTGTILFMGQINKP; this is translated from the exons ATGAACTGGCACTTcccacttctctttctcctcggGACTTTAACATCCGTGTGTTCCCAGTTCAGCTTTTATCCTCTGGAGGAACTTAGCTCCGATGTTGGAATCCAGGTCTTCAATCAGATAGTGAAAGCCAAGCCTCAGGACAACGTGGTAGTTTCTCCTCATGGGATTGCATCTGTTCTGGGAGTGTTGCAGCTGGGTGCTGATGGCAAGACAAAGAAGCAGCTGACAACAATGATGAGATACAGTGTAAATG CTGGAAGCAAGGAGGAGAGCCAGCATCATGAGACCAGCCAGCTCTCCCCGGACCACCACCAAGTGCTCCGTGGACCACCAGTGGTCCACAGAATACAGTTTGAGAACCTCTGTTATG GAGTTGGTAAAGCGTTAAAGAAGATAAACAGGCTCATAGTctcaaaaaagaataaagacatTGTTACAATTGCTAATGCAGTATTTGCAAAGAGTGGCTTTAAAATGGAAGTGCCTTTTGTTACAAGGAACAAAGAGGTGTTTCAGTGCAGCGTCAAGAGCGTGGACTTCGAGGACCCAAATGCAGCGTGTGATTCCATCAACCAGtgggtgaaaaatgaaacaaggg gTATGATCGATCAAGTTGTAGCTCCAGATGATGTTGATGGGTTGACCAGACTGGTTCTAGTAAATGCCGTGTATTTCAAGGGCTTATGGAAATCCCGATTTCGAcctgaaaatacaaagaaacgTCCATTTTATGGAGCTGATGGGAAGACCTACCAAGTTCCCATGCTGTCCCAATTATCTATCTTCCGCTGTG GCACTACAAGTACTCCAAATGAGCTGTGGTATAATATAATTGAATTGCCATACCATGGAGAAATGATAAGTATGTTAATTGCTCTGCCTACGGAAAGCACAACACCACTCTCTGCTATCATTCCCCACATCAGCACAAAGACAATAGGAAGCTGGATGACAACCATGGTAGCAAAAAGAGTGCAGGTTATTTTACCCAA ATTTACAGCAGTAGCGGAAACGGACTTAAAGGACCCTCTGAAAGCACTTGGTATTACAGATATGTTTGACGAGTCAAAGGcaaattttgcaaaaataacaa gaacagAAGGTCTTCATGTATCTCAtgttctgcagaaaacaaaaattgaagTTAGTGAAGATGGAACCAAAGCTTCTGCAGCAACAA CTGCAATTTTAATAGCCAGGTCATCTCCTCCTTGGTTCATAGTAGACAGGCCATTTGTATTCTTCATCCGGCACAATCCTACAG GTACAATCTTGTTTATGggacaaataaacaaaccttGA
- the SERPINE2 gene encoding glia-derived nexin isoform X1, which produces MNWHFPLLFLLGTLTSVCSQFSFYPLEELSSDVGIQVFNQIVKAKPQDNVVVSPHGIASVLGVLQLGADGKTKKQLTTMMRYSVNAAGSKEESQHHETSQLSPDHHQVLRGPPVVHRIQFENLCYGVGKALKKINRLIVSKKNKDIVTIANAVFAKSGFKMEVPFVTRNKEVFQCSVKSVDFEDPNAACDSINQWVKNETRGMIDQVVAPDDVDGLTRLVLVNAVYFKGLWKSRFRPENTKKRPFYGADGKTYQVPMLSQLSIFRCGTTSTPNELWYNIIELPYHGEMISMLIALPTESTTPLSAIIPHISTKTIGSWMTTMVAKRVQVILPKFTAVAETDLKDPLKALGITDMFDESKANFAKITRTEGLHVSHVLQKTKIEVSEDGTKASAATTAILIARSSPPWFIVDRPFVFFIRHNPTGTILFMGQINKP; this is translated from the exons ATGAACTGGCACTTcccacttctctttctcctcggGACTTTAACATCCGTGTGTTCCCAGTTCAGCTTTTATCCTCTGGAGGAACTTAGCTCCGATGTTGGAATCCAGGTCTTCAATCAGATAGTGAAAGCCAAGCCTCAGGACAACGTGGTAGTTTCTCCTCATGGGATTGCATCTGTTCTGGGAGTGTTGCAGCTGGGTGCTGATGGCAAGACAAAGAAGCAGCTGACAACAATGATGAGATACAGTGTAAATG CAGCTGGAAGCAAGGAGGAGAGCCAGCATCATGAGACCAGCCAGCTCTCCCCGGACCACCACCAAGTGCTCCGTGGACCACCAGTGGTCCACAGAATACAGTTTGAGAACCTCTGTTATG GAGTTGGTAAAGCGTTAAAGAAGATAAACAGGCTCATAGTctcaaaaaagaataaagacatTGTTACAATTGCTAATGCAGTATTTGCAAAGAGTGGCTTTAAAATGGAAGTGCCTTTTGTTACAAGGAACAAAGAGGTGTTTCAGTGCAGCGTCAAGAGCGTGGACTTCGAGGACCCAAATGCAGCGTGTGATTCCATCAACCAGtgggtgaaaaatgaaacaaggg gTATGATCGATCAAGTTGTAGCTCCAGATGATGTTGATGGGTTGACCAGACTGGTTCTAGTAAATGCCGTGTATTTCAAGGGCTTATGGAAATCCCGATTTCGAcctgaaaatacaaagaaacgTCCATTTTATGGAGCTGATGGGAAGACCTACCAAGTTCCCATGCTGTCCCAATTATCTATCTTCCGCTGTG GCACTACAAGTACTCCAAATGAGCTGTGGTATAATATAATTGAATTGCCATACCATGGAGAAATGATAAGTATGTTAATTGCTCTGCCTACGGAAAGCACAACACCACTCTCTGCTATCATTCCCCACATCAGCACAAAGACAATAGGAAGCTGGATGACAACCATGGTAGCAAAAAGAGTGCAGGTTATTTTACCCAA ATTTACAGCAGTAGCGGAAACGGACTTAAAGGACCCTCTGAAAGCACTTGGTATTACAGATATGTTTGACGAGTCAAAGGcaaattttgcaaaaataacaa gaacagAAGGTCTTCATGTATCTCAtgttctgcagaaaacaaaaattgaagTTAGTGAAGATGGAACCAAAGCTTCTGCAGCAACAA CTGCAATTTTAATAGCCAGGTCATCTCCTCCTTGGTTCATAGTAGACAGGCCATTTGTATTCTTCATCCGGCACAATCCTACAG GTACAATCTTGTTTATGggacaaataaacaaaccttGA
- the SERPINE2 gene encoding glia-derived nexin isoform X5, with the protein MNWHFPLLFLLGTLTSVCSQFSFYPLEELSSDVGIQVFNQIVKAKPQDNVVVSPHGIASVLGVLQLGADGKTKKQLTTMMRYSVNGVGKALKKINRLIVSKKNKDIVTIANAVFAKSGFKMEVPFVTRNKEVFQCSVKSVDFEDPNAACDSINQWVKNETRGMIDQVVAPDDVDGLTRLVLVNAVYFKGLWKSRFRPENTKKRPFYGADGKTYQVPMLSQLSIFRCGTTSTPNELWYNIIELPYHGEMISMLIALPTESTTPLSAIIPHISTKTIGSWMTTMVAKRVQVILPKFTAVAETDLKDPLKALGITDMFDESKANFAKITRTEGLHVSHVLQKTKIEVSEDGTKASAATTAILIARSSPPWFIVDRPFVFFIRHNPTGTILFMGQINKP; encoded by the exons ATGAACTGGCACTTcccacttctctttctcctcggGACTTTAACATCCGTGTGTTCCCAGTTCAGCTTTTATCCTCTGGAGGAACTTAGCTCCGATGTTGGAATCCAGGTCTTCAATCAGATAGTGAAAGCCAAGCCTCAGGACAACGTGGTAGTTTCTCCTCATGGGATTGCATCTGTTCTGGGAGTGTTGCAGCTGGGTGCTGATGGCAAGACAAAGAAGCAGCTGACAACAATGATGAGATACAGTGTAAATG GAGTTGGTAAAGCGTTAAAGAAGATAAACAGGCTCATAGTctcaaaaaagaataaagacatTGTTACAATTGCTAATGCAGTATTTGCAAAGAGTGGCTTTAAAATGGAAGTGCCTTTTGTTACAAGGAACAAAGAGGTGTTTCAGTGCAGCGTCAAGAGCGTGGACTTCGAGGACCCAAATGCAGCGTGTGATTCCATCAACCAGtgggtgaaaaatgaaacaaggg gTATGATCGATCAAGTTGTAGCTCCAGATGATGTTGATGGGTTGACCAGACTGGTTCTAGTAAATGCCGTGTATTTCAAGGGCTTATGGAAATCCCGATTTCGAcctgaaaatacaaagaaacgTCCATTTTATGGAGCTGATGGGAAGACCTACCAAGTTCCCATGCTGTCCCAATTATCTATCTTCCGCTGTG GCACTACAAGTACTCCAAATGAGCTGTGGTATAATATAATTGAATTGCCATACCATGGAGAAATGATAAGTATGTTAATTGCTCTGCCTACGGAAAGCACAACACCACTCTCTGCTATCATTCCCCACATCAGCACAAAGACAATAGGAAGCTGGATGACAACCATGGTAGCAAAAAGAGTGCAGGTTATTTTACCCAA ATTTACAGCAGTAGCGGAAACGGACTTAAAGGACCCTCTGAAAGCACTTGGTATTACAGATATGTTTGACGAGTCAAAGGcaaattttgcaaaaataacaa gaacagAAGGTCTTCATGTATCTCAtgttctgcagaaaacaaaaattgaagTTAGTGAAGATGGAACCAAAGCTTCTGCAGCAACAA CTGCAATTTTAATAGCCAGGTCATCTCCTCCTTGGTTCATAGTAGACAGGCCATTTGTATTCTTCATCCGGCACAATCCTACAG GTACAATCTTGTTTATGggacaaataaacaaaccttGA
- the SERPINE2 gene encoding glia-derived nexin isoform X4 produces MKWNSVLLHHRVGVREPLLKGYSTPEIMNWHFPLLFLLGTLTSVCSQFSFYPLEELSSDVGIQVFNQIVKAKPQDNVVVSPHGIASVLGVLQLGADGKTKKQLTTMMRYSVNGVGKALKKINRLIVSKKNKDIVTIANAVFAKSGFKMEVPFVTRNKEVFQCSVKSVDFEDPNAACDSINQWVKNETRGMIDQVVAPDDVDGLTRLVLVNAVYFKGLWKSRFRPENTKKRPFYGADGKTYQVPMLSQLSIFRCGTTSTPNELWYNIIELPYHGEMISMLIALPTESTTPLSAIIPHISTKTIGSWMTTMVAKRVQVILPKFTAVAETDLKDPLKALGITDMFDESKANFAKITRTEGLHVSHVLQKTKIEVSEDGTKASAATTAILIARSSPPWFIVDRPFVFFIRHNPTGTILFMGQINKP; encoded by the exons GTTATTCCACACCAGAAATCATGAACTGGCACTTcccacttctctttctcctcggGACTTTAACATCCGTGTGTTCCCAGTTCAGCTTTTATCCTCTGGAGGAACTTAGCTCCGATGTTGGAATCCAGGTCTTCAATCAGATAGTGAAAGCCAAGCCTCAGGACAACGTGGTAGTTTCTCCTCATGGGATTGCATCTGTTCTGGGAGTGTTGCAGCTGGGTGCTGATGGCAAGACAAAGAAGCAGCTGACAACAATGATGAGATACAGTGTAAATG GAGTTGGTAAAGCGTTAAAGAAGATAAACAGGCTCATAGTctcaaaaaagaataaagacatTGTTACAATTGCTAATGCAGTATTTGCAAAGAGTGGCTTTAAAATGGAAGTGCCTTTTGTTACAAGGAACAAAGAGGTGTTTCAGTGCAGCGTCAAGAGCGTGGACTTCGAGGACCCAAATGCAGCGTGTGATTCCATCAACCAGtgggtgaaaaatgaaacaaggg gTATGATCGATCAAGTTGTAGCTCCAGATGATGTTGATGGGTTGACCAGACTGGTTCTAGTAAATGCCGTGTATTTCAAGGGCTTATGGAAATCCCGATTTCGAcctgaaaatacaaagaaacgTCCATTTTATGGAGCTGATGGGAAGACCTACCAAGTTCCCATGCTGTCCCAATTATCTATCTTCCGCTGTG GCACTACAAGTACTCCAAATGAGCTGTGGTATAATATAATTGAATTGCCATACCATGGAGAAATGATAAGTATGTTAATTGCTCTGCCTACGGAAAGCACAACACCACTCTCTGCTATCATTCCCCACATCAGCACAAAGACAATAGGAAGCTGGATGACAACCATGGTAGCAAAAAGAGTGCAGGTTATTTTACCCAA ATTTACAGCAGTAGCGGAAACGGACTTAAAGGACCCTCTGAAAGCACTTGGTATTACAGATATGTTTGACGAGTCAAAGGcaaattttgcaaaaataacaa gaacagAAGGTCTTCATGTATCTCAtgttctgcagaaaacaaaaattgaagTTAGTGAAGATGGAACCAAAGCTTCTGCAGCAACAA CTGCAATTTTAATAGCCAGGTCATCTCCTCCTTGGTTCATAGTAGACAGGCCATTTGTATTCTTCATCCGGCACAATCCTACAG GTACAATCTTGTTTATGggacaaataaacaaaccttGA